The Solibacillus sp. FSL R7-0668 genome includes the window CTTCGCGATTGGTCCGTTTAAGCCTTCTTCCGTTACTTTTAACCAAGCTAAGCCTTTTGCACCGTAGCGACCAGCAAATTCACCTAACGCATCGATGTCTTTACGAGAATAGTTTGCCGCAGCACCCTTTACATTAATCGCCTTCACTTCGCCACCATTTGCTACTGCTCCAGCAAATACGCCGAATGCTGAGTCTTTTACGATTTCTGAAAGCTGTTTTAATTCTAAGCCGAAGCGTACATCTGGTTTATCAGAACCGAAACGATCCATTGCTTCTGTATAGCTCATACGTGGGAATGGTGTCACCACATCAATCCCCTTTACATCCTTCATCACTTGCGTTAGTAAGCGCTCGTTCATTTCAATGATTTCATCCATTGATAAGAATGATGTTTCAATATCCACTTGAGTAAATTCCGGTTGACGGTCAGCACGTAAGTCTTCATCACGGAAGCAGCGTGCAATTTGGAAGTATTTCTCAAAGCCACCCACCATTAATAATTGCTTAAATAATTGTGGTGATTGTGGTAATGCATAAAATTCGCCATCATGGACACGAGATGGTACTAAATAATCACGTGCGCCTTCTGGAGTTGATTTTGTTAAAATCGGTGTTTCTACTTCTAAGAAGCCTTCATTTTGTAAGAAGTTACGAATCGTACGTGTTACATCTGAACGCATTTTGAATGTGTCATACATAACTGGACGACGTAAGTCTAAATAACGATATTTTAAACGTAATTCTTCTGAAACTTCTACATTATTGTCAATCGCGAAAGGTGGGTTTTTTGCTTCGTTAATAATTGTTAATTCCGTAGCAACTACTTCGATTTCGCCTGTTTTCATATTTGGGTTTACTTGAGATGCGTCACGTAAAACGACTTTCCCCTTTACTTCGATAACGTATTCATTACGGATTTTTTCAGCTAATGCTAATGCGTCTTTTGCTTGATCGCCGAATACGACTTGTACGATGCCTTCGCGGTCACGCATATCTACGAAGATCAGTCCACCTAAGTCACGACGCTTTTGTACCCATCCTTTTAATACTACTTCTTGCTCTGCTTGTGCCGCCGTTACTAGGCCGCATGCATGTGTTCTTTGTGCCATTGTCTATTCCTCCAACTATTTGTTTTCTAAAACGTACTGGACTAAATGACCGAACTCGACTTTTGTTTGGTCGCCTGTTTGCATTGCTTTCACGTTTACTACTTGCTCTTCTAATTCTGTCTCACCTAACACAATGGCAAATTTTGCATTGGCACGGTCAGCCGCTTTCATTTGCGCTTTCATTTTGCGATCTACGTAGTCAATATCTGCAGAAATTCCTTTTGCACGGAATGAGCTTAGAAGTTCTACTGCTTTTAACTTTGCCTCATCGCCCATTGCCACAACATAGATATCTAACGTATCCTCTGTTTCTAGCTCAATGCCCTTTGCTTCCAGCGCTAATAGTAAACGCTCAATTGACATTGCAAAGCCGATACCTGGTGATTCTGGGCCGCCAATATCTTCTACTAAGCCGTTGTAACGACCACCACCGCAAAGTGTAGTAATCGAGCCGAAGCCATCGCCTGTAATCATAATTTCGAACGCTGTGTGATTGTAATAATCTAATCCGCGCACTAAATTCGGGTCAACTTCATAGGAAATGCCCAATACATCAAGGTAGCTCTTCACTTTTGCGAAATATTCTGAAGAAGCGTCTGTTAAATAATTTGTTAGCGCAGGAGCAGTTGCCATCGCTGGGTGCTTCGCGTCTACCTTACAGTCTAAAATACGCAATGGATTTTTTTCTAAACGGCTTTGGCAATCACTGCAAAGCTCGCCAACAACCGGTGTAAAATGATTAATTAACGCGGTGCGGTGTGCATCACGTGTTTCTTTATCTCCAAGTGAGTTAATGACTAATTTTAAATCTTTTAAGCCAAGTGATGTGTAGACATCCATCGCTAGTGCCATAACTTCTGCATCAATTGCTGGATCCGCAGAACCGATTGCCTCAACACCAAATTGTACGAATTGACGATAGCGACCCGCTTGCTGACGTTCATATCGGAACATCGGCCCTGTGTAATAGAGCTTCACAGGTTGATCAGGATTTCCAAACATTTTGTGCTCCACATACGCACGTACTGCGGATGCTGTACCTTCTGGGCGTAATGTTAATGAACGATTGCCTTTGTCGGTAAATGTGTACATCTCTTTTTGTACGATATCCGTTGTATCTCCTACACCGCGTTGGAATAATTCTGTTGACTCAAACATCGGTGTTCGAATTTCTTTATAGCGATAAACATGACAAAGCTCACGAATGGTTTGTTCTACTTTTTGCCATTTTTCTGTTTGTCCTGGTAAAATGTCCTGCGTTCCTTTAGGTACTTTAAAATTCATGTAAAGCACTCCTTTCATAGCTGTTTTGACCAAATTTTCACGAAAAAGAAAATAAAAAAAGCCCTCGTCCCCTGCAAAATTTTGCAAGGGACGAAAGCTTATAGATACTTCCGCGGTTCCACCCTAATTGATATACATCAACATGTACATCCTCTCGAACTCGGATAACGGCCGATTCCGTTTTCCCCTACTAAAAATTTTTTTCGAGGAAACGCCTCTCAAGTGTTGTTCACATGTTACATACTGTAGGAAAGATTTCAGCCGATGTCTTTCCCTCTCTTGTCAGTAGTGGCAACCGCTACTTATTTGGTCATTGGCAATGTTACTTTTTTTAAATTAACACTAATGTTAATGATGTCTCGCACTGTTGTCAACTGTTTTTTACTTGTGTGAATGCCACATAGAAAAAGCCTATTTCTCTTTCCTTTAAAAAAATGATATATTTCTTATCAGATATCCTTTTATAATATAAGGGTAAACAATACATATCAAGTTTTTACTAAAAAGGAGGCGCCTATGAAGAATAAGCGTTTGGCGATTTTACTTTCGCTGCTTTTAGTATTCACAACCATTTTTACACTCCCAATAAGTAAAGAGCCTGCCTATGCTGAAGGTGAGCAGCTTTATGTGAATGCAGAAATATTATATTTACGTGAGGGTCCTGGTCTTTCCTATCCAATCATCGAAACATTAAAAGATGGGACAGCCGTTACTTCACTAGAAAAAGAGGGAGACTGGCACAAGGTTCGTGTAGGAAATAAAGAGGGCTATGTTGCATCTTGGCTTGTAAAATCCGCGGCAAATAATTCAGCCGCAACAAGCAAAAAAACAGTCGTTGCACAAGTAAATTCACTCAATTTACGTGCAGAGCCATCCCTGTCAGCAGCCGTTTTAGCAAAAATCTCTTCTGGCACTGAAAGTACATTTATACAGCAGCAAGGTGAATGGATTCAAATTCAATTTGATGGCATGACGGGCTGGGTATTTGACGATTACGTTACGGTAAAAGAAGCGACTGTCTTACAAGAATCTAAAACAGATACGAACCATGCCAATGAATCCAAAGGCACACAATCCGTTGAAAATGATCCCAACACATTTACGATCAATGTCAATGCGGTAAATATTCGAAAAAAGCCGGATCTAACGGCGAAAAAATTAAAAACAGCAAAAAAAGATCAGCAATTTGCTGTAATAAGCCGCGATCATAATTGGGTACAAATCGAATATGAAAAAGGTAAAAAAGGATGGATTTACAGCTTTTATGGCACCTTTACAGAGCAAAGAACAAAAGAAAAGCAAAAAGAAACAAAAAATAGTGAAAGCGTTACAATCATTTATAACGGCACAAACTTACGTGAAGAACCCTCTACAGCATCTCAAGTTGTAGCACGTGTCGATGCAGGAACTACATATAAAATTATTGAGTCTGAAGGCGAATGGTACAAGATTGCATTGAATGATGAAAATACGGCATATGTTGCCAACTGGGTTGTGACAAACAATCAAGAAACAGATAAAGTCAAAACAGCCAACAAGGCAAAACGCAAAAAAGGCACATTAAATGGTCTAACAATCGTAGTGGATGCTGGGCATGGAGGAAATGACCGTGGTACAACAGGTGCCCGTAATACAGATGAAAAGGATATCACCATCCTTACTGCTGAATTATTACGTTCCAAATTACAGGCAGCGGGTGCCAATGTTTTGATGACACGCGAATCAGACGTCTACATAGATTTACGCAAACGCGTAGCTATTTCACATCAATCAAATGCGGATGCCTTTATAAGTATTCACTATGATGCATTAGAAGATAGCTCCGTACATGGCTTTACAACTTATTACACGAACAGCTATCAGCAAGAATTAGCTGAATCGATTCACGCAGGCATTGCCGAAAAAGTCTCGTTAAAGGATCGTGGTGCTCGCTATGGGGACTATTTAGTATTACGCGAAAATCGTCAGCCCTCTGTACTATTAGAGCTCGGTTATTTAAGTAATCCAACAGAGGAACGTGCCATTACAACGGACTATTTCCGTGAGCAAGCAACACTTGGTATCTATCAAGGGTTACTCGATTATTTTGATGATCAAATAGAGAAATAAATTCCAATAAAACAGGGCATGCACGGATGTTTCTTTCCGTACATGCCCTTTTCATTACCTAGTAAAATACAATCGTTTTATTACCTTCTACAATAATTCGATTTTCCAAATGCCAACGTACCGCGCGTGCTAATACACGACGTTCAATTTTCCCACCAATTTTCTTTAATTCCGCAACATCATTTCGATGGTCTACTCGCTCGACATCCTGCTCAATAATTGGCCCTTCGTCTAAATCATTCGTTACATAGTGACTTGTCGCACCAATTAATTTCACCCCCCGTTGATAAGCACGTCGATATGGATCTGCACCAATAAACGCAGGTAAAAACGAATGATGTATATTAATAATTCGGTGTTCATATTGCGCAACAAATTGAGGCGTCAATATTTGCATATAACGCGCTAAAATAATGAAATCAATAGCATATTGTTCGAGCAATTGTAGCTGCTGCAACTCAACCTGTTCACGTATTTCTTTGTTAGCTGGAATATAATAAAACGGAATATTATTTGCCTCCGCAATGCTTCGTGCTACCTCAGAATTACTAATAATGAGGGGGACATCCATATGTAAATCTCCATTATTCCATTCCCATAACAACTCCATTAAGCAGTTTAAATCCTTGGAAACAAAAATAGCCGCGCGTTTTTTTACAGTCGGATAATAAAATTTATACGTCATGTCATAGTCAGCTGCAATCTTTTCAAATTCTTGCTCCATTTGTGCCATCGCTACCTTCGAGTTATCAATATGATAAGCGATTCGGATAAAAAACATGCCACCTTCAGGATCATTTGA containing:
- the aspS gene encoding aspartate--tRNA ligase, whose protein sequence is MAQRTHACGLVTAAQAEQEVVLKGWVQKRRDLGGLIFVDMRDREGIVQVVFGDQAKDALALAEKIRNEYVIEVKGKVVLRDASQVNPNMKTGEIEVVATELTIINEAKNPPFAIDNNVEVSEELRLKYRYLDLRRPVMYDTFKMRSDVTRTIRNFLQNEGFLEVETPILTKSTPEGARDYLVPSRVHDGEFYALPQSPQLFKQLLMVGGFEKYFQIARCFRDEDLRADRQPEFTQVDIETSFLSMDEIIEMNERLLTQVMKDVKGIDVVTPFPRMSYTEAMDRFGSDKPDVRFGLELKQLSEIVKDSAFGVFAGAVANGGEVKAINVKGAAANYSRKDIDALGEFAGRYGAKGLAWLKVTEEGLNGPIAKFFEGEAANGIISATEAQAGDLLLFVADKSSVVADALGALRLKLGKELGLIDESKFEFLWIVDWPLFEYDEAEGRYYAAHHPFTRPFDEDLELMNTNPKEVRAQAYDIVLNGYELGGGSLRIYEPDLQAKMFELLGFSEEEARAQFGFLLEAFDYGVPPHGGLAMGLDRLVMLLSGRTNLRDTIAFPKTATASCLLTEAPSSVSDAQLEELSLRVAVPKK
- the hisS gene encoding histidine--tRNA ligase, which encodes MNFKVPKGTQDILPGQTEKWQKVEQTIRELCHVYRYKEIRTPMFESTELFQRGVGDTTDIVQKEMYTFTDKGNRSLTLRPEGTASAVRAYVEHKMFGNPDQPVKLYYTGPMFRYERQQAGRYRQFVQFGVEAIGSADPAIDAEVMALAMDVYTSLGLKDLKLVINSLGDKETRDAHRTALINHFTPVVGELCSDCQSRLEKNPLRILDCKVDAKHPAMATAPALTNYLTDASSEYFAKVKSYLDVLGISYEVDPNLVRGLDYYNHTAFEIMITGDGFGSITTLCGGGRYNGLVEDIGGPESPGIGFAMSIERLLLALEAKGIELETEDTLDIYVVAMGDEAKLKAVELLSSFRAKGISADIDYVDRKMKAQMKAADRANAKFAIVLGETELEEQVVNVKAMQTGDQTKVEFGHLVQYVLENK
- the purU gene encoding formyltetrahydrofolate deformylase; the encoded protein is MEQTVQQPLAERQNLKIEGHLLVKCVDQSGIVSKLSTFLYEQGANIVESSQYSNDPEGGMFFIRIAYHIDNSKVAMAQMEQEFEKIAADYDMTYKFYYPTVKKRAAIFVSKDLNCLMELLWEWNNGDLHMDVPLIISNSEVARSIAEANNIPFYYIPANKEIREQVELQQLQLLEQYAIDFIILARYMQILTPQFVAQYEHRIINIHHSFLPAFIGADPYRRAYQRGVKLIGATSHYVTNDLDEGPIIEQDVERVDHRNDVAELKKIGGKIERRVLARAVRWHLENRIIVEGNKTIVFY
- a CDS encoding SH3 domain-containing protein, whose amino-acid sequence is MKNKRLAILLSLLLVFTTIFTLPISKEPAYAEGEQLYVNAEILYLREGPGLSYPIIETLKDGTAVTSLEKEGDWHKVRVGNKEGYVASWLVKSAANNSAATSKKTVVAQVNSLNLRAEPSLSAAVLAKISSGTESTFIQQQGEWIQIQFDGMTGWVFDDYVTVKEATVLQESKTDTNHANESKGTQSVENDPNTFTINVNAVNIRKKPDLTAKKLKTAKKDQQFAVISRDHNWVQIEYEKGKKGWIYSFYGTFTEQRTKEKQKETKNSESVTIIYNGTNLREEPSTASQVVARVDAGTTYKIIESEGEWYKIALNDENTAYVANWVVTNNQETDKVKTANKAKRKKGTLNGLTIVVDAGHGGNDRGTTGARNTDEKDITILTAELLRSKLQAAGANVLMTRESDVYIDLRKRVAISHQSNADAFISIHYDALEDSSVHGFTTYYTNSYQQELAESIHAGIAEKVSLKDRGARYGDYLVLRENRQPSVLLELGYLSNPTEERAITTDYFREQATLGIYQGLLDYFDDQIEK